From a region of the Castanea sativa cultivar Marrone di Chiusa Pesio chromosome 10, ASM4071231v1 genome:
- the LOC142611556 gene encoding putative beta-D-xylosidase 2 — translation MASTAMPSPLSVTFLLFLLLLGASFYTIEAREPFACDPKDAKTKGLPFCLASLEVEDRVKDLIGRLTLQEKVKLLVNNAAAVPRLGIKGYEWWSEALHGVSNVGPGTKFGGDFPGATSFPQVITTAASFNASLWESIGRVVSDEARAMYNGGVAGLTYWSPNVNIFRDPRWGRGQETPGEDPVLVGKYAASYVRGLQGNDGNRLKVAACCKHFTAYDLDNWNGIDRYHFNAKVSKQDIVDTFDVPFKMCVKEGKVASVMCSYNQVNGVPTCADPNLLKKTVRGVWGLDGYIVSDCDSVRVYYDQQHYTSTPEEAAADAIKAGLDLDCGPFLAAHTEDAVKKGLLNEKDVNTALANTLNVQVRLGMFDGELSKHPFGNLGPKDVCTPAHQELALESARQGIVLLKNRGPSLPLSTRRYRTVAVIGPNSNVTNTMIGNYAGVACEYTSPLQGIERYIKTIHQQGCADVTCTDNKLFSAAVNAASQADATILVVGLDQTIEAEFKDRAGLVLPGRQQELVSKVAAASKGPTILVLMSGGPIDVAFAKNDPRIFAILWTGYPGQAGGAAIADILFGAYNPGGKLPMTWYPQDYLKNLPMTTMAMRSSQSTGYPGRTYRFYKGPVVYPFGYGISYTKYVHTIASAPSVISIPLDGRHARGNTTTSGKAIRVTHAKCNRLSIGVQVDVRNKGSRDGSHTLLVFSAPPAGHWVPHKQLVAFEKVHVPARAQRRVLINIHVCKYLSVVDKSGIRRIPMGLHSLHIGDTKHSVSIQEAKLGVIKS, via the exons ATGGCTTCCACCGCCATGCCCTCACCACTCTCTGTTACCTTCCTTCTCTTCCTATTATTATTGGGTGCTTCTTTTTACACCATCGAGGCTCGTGAGCCATTTGCTTGTGACCCAAAAGATGCAAAGACAAAGGGCTTGCCATTTTGCCTTGCGTCCTTAGAAGTAGAAGACAGAGTGAAAGACCTTATTGGAAGGTTGACACTGCAAGAGAAGGTAAAGCTGCTAGTGAACAATGCTGCAGCTGTGCCACGGCTGGGAATCAAAGGCTATGAGTGGTGGTCTGAGGCTCTACACGGTGTTTCAAATGTGGGTCCAGGAACTAAGTTTGGTGGGGACTTTCCTGGGGCCACTAGCTTCCCTCAAGTAATCACCACCGCTGCTTCTTTCAATGCATCCTTGTGGGAATCAATCGGACGG GTAGTGTCAGACGAGGCAAGGGCAATGTACAATGGTGGTGTAGCTGGGCTCACGTATTGGAGCCCAAATGTGAACATATTCAGAGACCCAAGGTGGGGCCGTGGACAGGAGACTCCCGGTGAAGACCCCGTGCTAGTCGGTAAATATGCAGCCAGTTATGTTAGAGGCCTACAGGGAAATGACGGTAACCGGTTGAAAGTTGCGGCTTGTTGCAAACACTTCACGGCCTATGACCTCGATAATTGGAACGGAATTGATCGTTATCACTTTAACGCTAAG GTTAGCAAGCAGGACATTGTGGACACATTCGATGTGCCATTCAAAATGTGTGTGAAGGAAGGCAAGGTAGCGAGTGTTATGTGTTCCTACAATCAGGTCAATGGTGTGCCTACCTGTGCTGACCCTAATCTCCTAAAGAAAACAGTACGTGGTGTTTGGGGTCTTGATGG GTACATTGTTTCAGATTGTGATTCAGTGAGGGTTTATTATGATCAGCAACATTATACATCGACACCAGAAGAAGCAGCTGCTGATGCCATTAAAGCAG GTTTAGATTTGGACTGTGGGCCTTTCCTGGCTGCGCACACTGAGGATGCAGTTAAAAAAGGCTTGTTGAATGAGAAAGATGTCAACACTGCTTTAGCCAACACACTCAATGTCCAAGTGAGACTTGGGATGTTTGATGGAGAACTGTCCAAGCATCCATTTGGGAACCTTGGCCCAAAAGATGTGTGCACCCCGGCTCACCAAGAGCTCGCCCTTGAATCAGCCAGACAAGGCATCGTTCTTCTCAAGAATCGTGGGCCTTCACTGCCTTTATCCACTCGGCGTTACCGTACTGTCGCTGTTATTGGGCCTAACTCCAATGTCACAAATACAATGATTGGCAACTATGCTG GTGTTGCATGTGAATACACCAGTCCCCTACAAGGAATTGAGAGATACATAAAGACAATTCACCAACAGGGTTGTGCCGACGTAACTTGTACTGACAACAAGCTCTTTAGTGCAGCGGTTAACGCTGCTAGTCAAGCAGACGCAACAATTTTAGTGGTTGGGCTTGACCAAACGATTGAGGCAGAATTCAAGGATAGAGCTGGGCTTGTTTTACCAGGGCGCCAACAAGAGCTTGTATCTAAAGTAGCTGCAGCCTCAAAGGGTCCAACCATATTGGTGTTGATGTCTGGTGGGCCTATTGATGTGGCTTTTGCTAAGAATGATCCACGCATTTTTGCCATCTTATGGACTGGTTACCCTGGCCAAGCCGGAGGAGCTGCCATTGCTGATATCTTGTTTGGAGCATATAACCCAG GGGGCAAGTTGCCTATGACATGGTACCCACAAgattatctaaaaaatttgcCTATGACAACCATGGCAATGAGGTCAAGCCAATCCACAGGCTACCCTGGAAGAACCTACAGATTTTACAAAGGTCCAGTAGTGTACCCATTTGGGTACGGAATTAGCTACACAAAATATGTTCACACCATAGCTAGTGCTCCATCTGTGATTTCTATTCCCCTTGATGGTCGCCATGCTCGTGGTAACACAACCACATCTGGTAAGGCAATCAGGGTGACCCATGCAAAATGTAATAGGCTCTCAATAGGAGTGCAAGTAGATGTGAGAAACAAAGGCTCTAGGGATGGCTCTCACACTTTGCTTGTATTTTCTGCACCACCTGCTGGGCATTGGGTTCCACACAAACAATTGGTAGCCTTTGAGAAAGTACATGTCCCAGCTAGGGCTCAACGGCGAGTCCTGATTAATATACATGTGTGCAAGTACCTTAGTGTTGTGGATAAGTCTGGAATTCGAAGAATTCCAATGGGTTTACATAGTCTTCATATTGGTGATACCAAACACTCAGTGTCAATCCAAGAAGCAAAACTTGGTGTTATCAAGTCTTAA